The following are encoded in a window of Cervus canadensis isolate Bull #8, Minnesota chromosome 11, ASM1932006v1, whole genome shotgun sequence genomic DNA:
- the LOC122449764 gene encoding LOW QUALITY PROTEIN: nicotinamide N-methyltransferase-like (The sequence of the model RefSeq protein was modified relative to this genomic sequence to represent the inferred CDS: inserted 1 base in 1 codon), with product MKKGSANLRESDCLLLLPGQNSLLSMAHQEPKGPDVYQENFEPTCYLDYYRMNQDPIGDEILHFLLKHYNATFKPGGLEGKLLIDIGSGPTIYQFLSACESFQEIIATDYTDKNLQELEKWLKKMPGXFDWSPVVKYVCELEGNRDKWAEKEERVRRAITRVLKCDVLKERPLEPAVLPPADGLISSLCLESACPTPQACRDALRHLRTLLRPGGHLVLSGSFETTFFMVGDKRFPALPLNEKFLREALQEAGFIIKKLEKVARAAETHLDNRSDYTGLFFLVGQRGD from the exons ATGAAGAAGGGCTCAGCTAATCTCAGGGAATCAGACTGCCTGCTGCTCCTTCCTGGACAAAACTCACTGCTCTCCATGGCTCATCAGGAACCCAAGGGGCCTGATGTCTACCAGGAGAATTTTGAGCCCACATGCTACCTGGACTATTACAGGATGAACCAGGATCCCATTGGTGATGAAATCCTCCATTTCCTGCTAAAACACTACAACGCCACTTTTAAACCAG GTGGACTGGAAGGAAAACTCTTGATTGACATTGGCTCTGGGCCCACCATCTACCAGTTCCTCTCTGCCTGTGAGTCTTTCCAAGAGATCATCGCCACTGACTACACAGACAAGAACCTCCAGGAGCTGGAGAAGTGGCTGAAGAAGATGCCGG CGTTTGACTGGTCTCCAGTGGTGAAATACGTGTGTGAGCTTGAGGGGAACAG AGACAAGTGGGCCGAGAAGGAGGAGCGCGTAAGGAGAGCCATCACACGGGTACTCAAGTGTGACGTCCTGAAAGAGAGGCCCCTGGAGCCCGCGGTCCTGCCGCCCGCCGACGGCCTCATCTCCTCCCTGTGTCTCGAGTCTGCCTGCCCCACCCCGCAGGCCTGCCGGGATGCCCTGCGCCACCTCAGGACCCTGCTCCGGCCCGGGGGCCATCTGGTGCTGAGCGGGAGCTTCGAGACCACCTTCTTCATGGTGGGGGATAAGAGGTTCCCGGCTCTGCCCCTGAACGAGAAATTCCTGCGGGAGGCCCTGCAGGAGGCCGGCTTCATCATCAAGAAGCTGGAGAAGGTCGCTCGGGCCGCTGAGACCCACTTGGATAACCGCAGTGACTACACAGGGCTGTTCTTCttggtg GGGCAGAGAGGGGACTAG